In a genomic window of Pedosphaera parvula Ellin514:
- a CDS encoding isoamylase early set domain-containing protein, which produces MNSNTSAPGFQDRYSSKKMAKPVNFIYFAPQAQSVFLIGDFNDWDPNAFPMKKQPDGAWLIQIPLPHGHHHYQYLVDGKPVLDPKAQGIARNEKNEKVSLLAVS; this is translated from the coding sequence ATGAATTCGAATACTTCCGCCCCGGGATTTCAAGATCGCTATTCTTCCAAGAAAATGGCCAAGCCGGTTAATTTTATTTATTTTGCTCCACAGGCACAAAGTGTTTTCCTCATCGGCGACTTCAACGACTGGGATCCCAATGCTTTTCCAATGAAAAAGCAGCCCGACGGTGCCTGGCTCATTCAAATTCCCCTTCCCCATGGACATCATCATTACCAATATCTGGTGGATGGGAAGCCAGTCCTGGACCCGAAGGCGCAAGGCATCGCCCGGAACGAGAAGAACGAGAAGGTCTCGCTTCTGGCAGTCAGTTAG
- a CDS encoding MBOAT family O-acyltransferase — translation MVFSSPIFLFLFLPIVLTIYSCLPGIRLKNAWLLLVSLVFYAWGEAVFVLLMLCSTLMNYGLGLWVDKVAEPKRRKWAVGLAVAINIGLLAFFKYANFFVDNLNPLLSSLGLGLINFPKIRLPIGISFFTFHALSYVIDIYRRKSRAARNPSDTALYIFFFPQLIAGPILRWSAIAPQIAQRLVTRASFTEGIRRFVGGMAKKMIVANAVAIPADQIFALPAAELSPVVAWFGAICYTLQIYFDFSAYSDMAIGMGKMFGFEFIENFNYPYISQSIKDFWRRWHISLSSWFRDYLYLPMGGNRCSTGRNYFNLVTVFFLCGLWHGASWTFVVWGLYHGLFLVLERTRFGTLMDSLPRPAQHIYTLVVVMVGWVLFRADAFPQAMAFLKSMFGLSGATIASQPLARYLSRQVAWSVLIGAIFSMPFWPWFKQRCANLVKSLPHPVQPAAQVFGLVIEPVMLTALMLISAAWLAGGTYNPFIYYRF, via the coding sequence ATGGTTTTCAGTTCGCCCATTTTTTTATTTCTGTTTTTGCCGATAGTGCTGACGATTTATTCCTGTCTGCCGGGGATTCGTCTGAAAAATGCCTGGCTTCTATTGGTCAGCCTGGTTTTTTATGCCTGGGGTGAGGCGGTCTTCGTTTTGTTGATGCTCTGTTCCACCCTGATGAACTACGGCCTGGGTTTATGGGTGGATAAGGTGGCGGAACCCAAACGCAGGAAATGGGCGGTGGGCCTGGCGGTCGCCATCAACATTGGACTGCTGGCCTTTTTCAAATATGCCAATTTCTTTGTTGATAACCTGAACCCCTTGTTAAGCTCACTGGGATTGGGGCTTATCAACTTTCCTAAAATACGTCTGCCCATTGGTATTTCCTTTTTCACCTTTCATGCGCTTTCGTATGTCATCGACATTTATCGCCGCAAGAGCCGGGCGGCGCGCAATCCGTCTGACACGGCCCTCTACATTTTCTTTTTCCCGCAACTCATCGCCGGCCCGATCCTGCGCTGGAGCGCCATCGCGCCGCAAATTGCCCAGCGCCTGGTTACCCGTGCCAGTTTTACTGAAGGGATACGGCGGTTTGTGGGTGGCATGGCCAAAAAAATGATCGTGGCCAATGCAGTGGCCATTCCCGCCGATCAGATTTTCGCGCTTCCGGCTGCGGAACTTTCCCCCGTGGTGGCCTGGTTTGGTGCCATCTGTTATACACTCCAAATCTATTTTGACTTTTCCGCCTATTCGGACATGGCCATTGGCATGGGAAAAATGTTTGGTTTTGAGTTCATTGAAAACTTCAACTATCCCTATATTTCCCAATCCATCAAAGATTTCTGGCGACGCTGGCATATTTCACTTTCCTCCTGGTTCCGCGACTATCTTTACCTTCCCATGGGCGGAAACCGCTGTTCCACCGGCCGGAATTATTTCAACCTGGTCACAGTCTTCTTTCTTTGCGGGCTTTGGCATGGAGCGAGTTGGACGTTCGTTGTCTGGGGCCTTTATCATGGATTGTTCCTGGTCCTCGAACGGACGCGCTTTGGCACTCTCATGGATTCGCTGCCACGGCCAGCGCAGCATATTTACACCCTGGTTGTGGTCATGGTGGGCTGGGTTCTATTTCGTGCCGATGCCTTTCCGCAGGCGATGGCTTTTCTAAAGTCGATGTTCGGTTTGAGCGGCGCAACCATAGCCAGCCAGCCTTTGGCCCGATATTTGAGCCGCCAGGTTGCCTGGTCAGTTTTGATTGGTGCGATCTTTTCGATGCCATTTTGGCCTTGGTTCAAGCAACGCTGCGCAAACCTGGTTAAATCCCTGCCGCATCCGGTGCAACCAGCGGCACAAGTCTTTGGCCTGGTTATTGAACCCGTGATGTTGACTGCCCTGATGCTTATCTCCGCGGCGTGGTTGGCGGGAGGAACATACAACCCGTTCATTTATTATAGATTTTAA